One window of Biomphalaria glabrata chromosome 6, xgBioGlab47.1, whole genome shotgun sequence genomic DNA carries:
- the LOC106058191 gene encoding uncharacterized protein LOC106058191 isoform X2: protein MGRIYIILFAITMCVIELDRSQVCAQEMVNSSYRLDKRSKPTRPLTRSAEASMPKCSPDTHERLRRTSGGTPFQVNGIFPSLAVVADSGPVRSESGIGALMPWADRLYMVSYLTAPGGGTGAGLYMMYDSFEMFKMVDHNSTFANRLLHRQTNQLIIGAWVIDMEGNIKNFTQLLHVRVAATAEHLTSPESMVYMLGMDGPLWECDVTSLLCTQLFDLVKELNIPVSEGEEPQFKAAHTMNGRLVVASNTFDLNDFKGLLHGGRLAEWKGPGNSWTIISDTAFVEVTGRRNLGQVIYALGWDYRSVILKVYDGTETEYNYWQTYRLPKASHAFDHLWQTEWPRIREVETERYLMDMHGMFYELSPLGWAGSTWGIRPISQHLRVIPDFTSFRGFLVLGGNQVSSIYDNNVVTGQSQSGLWFGKTDDLWSFGKPQGWGAVWRQDSVSTGDVSDPYLMTGFDKKVVHVAQHDATGQAMLTVQVDFTGAAGHRGVEQWMTLTSLDLHSAETPYRYYVFPDGYSAHWVRILVDSCSCSISQTSCNITAYFTYT, encoded by the exons ATGGGAAGGATTTATATCATACTCTTTGCCATCACAATGTGTGTGATTGAGCTAGATAGGTCGCAAGTTTGTGCCCAGGAGATGGTAAATAGTTCTTACCGGCTGGACAAGCGATCTAAACCGACCCGGCCGCTAACTAGGTCAGCAGAAGCCTCAATGCCAAAATGTTCTCCCGATACGCATGAGCGATTGAGGAGAACTTCCGGTGGAACTCCATTTCAGGTCAACGGAATTTTTCCGAGTCTTGCCGTCGTGGCGGACAGCGGTCCGGTGAGATCGGAAAGCGGTATCGGGGCATTGATGCCGTGGGCAGATAGACTGTACATGGTGTCTTACCTGACTGCCCCTGGAGGCGGTACTGGAGCTGGACTTTATATGATGTATGATTCGTTTGAG ATGTTCAAGATGGTGGACCATAATTCCACTTTTGCGAATCGTCTGCTGCACAGACAAACCAATCAGCTCATCATTGGTGCATGGGTCATTGACATGGAGGGAAACATTAAGAATTTCACGCAGCTCCTCCACGTCCGAGTGGCTGCGACTGCTGAGCACTTGACCAGCCCAGAGTCTATG GTGTACATGCTGGGGATGGACGGGCCGCTGTGGGAGTGTGACGTCACCAGCCTGCTCTGCACTCAGTTGTTTGACCTGGTCAAAGAGCTGAACATCCCAGTCTCAGAGGGCGAGGAGCCGCAGTTCAAAGCTGCTCACACCATGAACGGAAGACTGGTCGTGGCCAGCAACACTTTCGATTTGAACGACTTCAAAGG TCTTCTCCACGGAGGTCGGCTTGCAGAGTGGAAAGGTCCAGGCAACAGCTGGACTATCATTTCGGACACTGCATTCGTAGAAGTAACTGGACGACGAAACTTAGGTCAGGTCATCTACGCTTTAGGCTGGGACTATCGatcagtgattctcaaagtGTACGATGGCACCGAAACgg AGTACAACTACTGGCAGACGTACAGACTACCAAAAGCCTCTCACGCCTTTGATCATCTCTGGCAGACTGAGTGGCCCAGAATCAGGGAAGTAGAGACGGAACGATACCTCATGGACATGCACGGAATGTTTTATGAGTTGTCTCCCTTGGGATGGGCCGGAAGTACCTGGGGGATACGCCCCATATCCCAGCATCTTCGTGTCATTCCAGACTTTACCTCATTTAGAGGATTCCTCGTCTTGGGAGGAAACCAG GTGTCCTCGATCTACGACAACAATGTGGTCACTGGTCAGTCTCAGTCTGGACTTTGGTTTGGAAAGACTGATGACCTTTGGAGTTTTGGGAAACCTCAG GGCTGGGGCGCTGTGTGGAGGCAGGACTCGGTGTCCACCGGGGACGTGTCGGACCCATACTTGATGACCGGATTTGACAAGAAGGTTGTCCACGTTGCTCAACACGACGCCACTGGTCAAGCCATGTTGACGGTCCAAGTGGATTTTACTGGAGCCGCAG GTCACAGAGGCGTGGAGCAGTGGATGACACTGACCAGTTTAGACTTACATAGTGCAGAGACGCCTTACAGATATTATGTTTTCCCTGATGGCTACAGCGCCCACTGGGTCCGAATCTTAGTAGACAGCTGTAGCTGTTCGATATCTCAGACTTCCTGTAACATCACTGC CTATTTCACTTATACATAA
- the LOC106058191 gene encoding uncharacterized protein LOC106058191 isoform X1, which yields MGRIYIILFAITMCVIELDRSQVCAQEMVNSSYRLDKRSKPTRPLTRSAEASMPKCSPDTHERLRRTSGGTPFQVNGIFPSLAVVADSGPVRSESGIGALMPWADRLYMVSYLTAPGGGTGAGLYMMYDSFEMFKMVDHNSTFANRLLHRQTNQLIIGAWVIDMEGNIKNFTQLLHVRVAATAEHLTSPESMVYMLGMDGPLWECDVTSLLCTQLFDLVKELNIPVSEGEEPQFKAAHTMNGRLVVASNTFDLNDFKGLLHGGRLAEWKGPGNSWTIISDTAFVEVTGRRNLGQVIYALGWDYRSVILKVYDGTETEYNYWQTYRLPKASHAFDHLWQTEWPRIREVETERYLMDMHGMFYELSPLGWAGSTWGIRPISQHLRVIPDFTSFRGFLVLGGNQVSSIYDNNVVTGQSQSGLWFGKTDDLWSFGKPQGWGAVWRQDSVSTGDVSDPYLMTGFDKKVVHVAQHDATGQAMLTVQVDFTGAAGHRGVEQWMTLTSLDLHSAETPYRYYVFPDGYSAHWVRILVDSCSCSISQTSCNITAYFTYT from the exons ATGGGAAGGATTTATATCATACTCTTTGCCATCACAATGTGTGTGATTGAGCTAGATAGGTCGCAAGTTTGTGCCCAGGAGATGGTAAATAGTTCTTACCGGCTGGACAAGCGATCTAAACCGACCCGGCCGCTAACTAGGTCAGCAGAAGCCTCAATGCCAAAATGTTCTCCCGATACGCATGAGCGATTGAGGAGAACTTCCGGTGGAACTCCATTTCAGGTCAACGGAATTTTTCCGAGTCTTGCCGTCGTGGCGGACAGCGGTCCGGTGAGATCGGAAAGCGGTATCGGGGCATTGATGCCGTGGGCAGATAGACTGTACATGGTGTCTTACCTGACTGCCCCTGGAGGCGGTACTGGAGCTGGACTTTATATGATGTATGATTCGTTTGAG ATGTTCAAGATGGTGGACCATAATTCCACTTTTGCGAATCGTCTGCTGCACAGACAAACCAATCAGCTCATCATTGGTGCATGGGTCATTGACATGGAGGGAAACATTAAGAATTTCACGCAGCTCCTCCACGTCCGAGTGGCTGCGACTGCTGAGCACTTGACCAGCCCAGAGTCTATG GTGTACATGCTGGGGATGGACGGGCCGCTGTGGGAGTGTGACGTCACCAGCCTGCTCTGCACTCAGTTGTTTGACCTGGTCAAAGAGCTGAACATCCCAGTCTCAGAGGGCGAGGAGCCGCAGTTCAAAGCTGCTCACACCATGAACGGAAGACTGGTCGTGGCCAGCAACACTTTCGATTTGAACGACTTCAAAGG TCTTCTCCACGGAGGTCGGCTTGCAGAGTGGAAAGGTCCAGGCAACAGCTGGACTATCATTTCGGACACTGCATTCGTAGAAGTAACTGGACGACGAAACTTAGGTCAGGTCATCTACGCTTTAGGCTGGGACTATCGatcagtgattctcaaagtGTACGATGGCACCGAAACgg AGTACAACTACTGGCAGACGTACAGACTACCAAAAGCCTCTCACGCCTTTGATCATCTCTGGCAGACTGAGTGGCCCAGAATCAGGGAAGTAGAGACGGAACGATACCTCATGGACATGCACGGAATGTTTTATGAGTTGTCTCCCTTGGGATGGGCCGGAAGTACCTGGGGGATACGCCCCATATCCCAGCATCTTCGTGTCATTCCAGACTTTACCTCATTTAGAGGATTCCTCGTCTTGGGAGGAAACCAG GTGTCCTCGATCTACGACAACAATGTGGTCACTGGTCAGTCTCAGTCTGGACTTTGGTTTGGAAAGACTGATGACCTTTGGAGTTTTGGGAAACCTCAG GGCTGGGGCGCTGTGTGGAGGCAGGACTCGGTGTCCACCGGGGACGTGTCGGACCCATACTTGATGACCGGATTTGACAAGAAGGTTGTCCACGTTGCTCAACACGACGCCACTGGTCAAGCCATGTTGACGGTCCAAGTGGATTTTACTGGAGCCGCAG GTCACAGAGGCGTGGAGCAGTGGATGACACTGACCAGTTTAGACTTACATAGTGCAGAGACGCCTTACAGATATTATGTTTTCCCTGATGGCTACAGCGCCCACTGGGTCCGAATCTTAGTAGACAGCTGTAGCTGTTCGATATCTCAGACTTCCTGTAACATCACTGCCTATTTCACTTATACATAA